From the genome of Myxococcota bacterium:
GGTCTGGCTCCAGCGCCCGCGGGCTTCGCCCGCGTTGACGCGCTCGAGCCGCCAGCGCTGGAGGCCCTGGTACCGCAGCGCGCGCTCGGGTTCGTAGCGCCAATCCTGCCGCCAGTGCTTCTGGACGAAGGGACCGAGGAGCTCCCCGTCATCGCCCTCGACCACCATCACGAGGATGTGCTGGAGCCGCACGAAATGCGGACCGGATTCCACCACGTAGATGCGTTCGGTGCCCCAGGATCGGTACGGCGTCGCGGGCTCGGTCGCGCCGTCGAAGCGGACCGTCTCGAGGAAGTCGAAGCTGGCCCGGTAGTCGCCGGCCATGGCCAGGATCGCGGCCCGGTCCCGCTCCGGCAGATCGAGGGAGTCGGCCTGGAGCGCGCGCCACGCCTGCGGCGGCTCGGGGTCGAGCTCGACGGCGGGCCCCTGGGTGGTGCCCCCACGCGGGGGCAGGACCTCGGGTGAGACGAACCCCCAGCCAAACAGATACGGACGCGACGGCGGTTCGTTCATGTGGGCGCAGGCGCTGGCCAGCAGCGCGCAGCCGAGCAGGACGATGCGGGAGACGGGATTCATGGGCATGACCTCGCCCCGAACCATAACCGGCCCTCGCGGGCGCGGATGCAGCACTGGGGGGTGGTCCCACCAGCCGCGCGGTGACGCGCCCCGGGCGACCACTGCGCGGGCGCCGTACCCTGCCTCCGGCCCATGTCCGACCTGCGCGAACGCCTGATCGACCCGCTCGAGAAGCTCTTGCTGGAGCATCCGCGCTGGGTCGTGGTCAGCGTGGCGCTGCTCTTCGCGCTGAGTCTGCTCGCGCTCGTCGACCTGCGCAGTGGCGAGCCGCGCCTGCGGCTCGATCCCTCGGTCGATGGCCTCTTGCCCGAGGACGATCCGGGCCGGCAGTACCTCGAGCGGATCCAGGCCCTCTTCGACAGCGGCGACGTCGTGTTGATCGGGCTGTCCAGCGACGACGCCTTCACCCGTGAGCGGCTCGCCCGGCTGGAGGAGCTCTCCGAGGCGATCGAGTCCGAGCCCGAGGTGCTCTACGTCTCGAGTCTCTCGACGGCCGTTCACATCCGCGGCGAGAACGGGGCGCTGCGCGTCGGACCGTTCTTCGAAGACGTGCCCGAGACGCCCGCGGAGCTCGCCGACCTGCGCGAACGTGCCCTCGCCGATCCGATCTATGCGGGCAACCTGATCTCGCGCGACGGGCGCGTGGCCGTCGTCGCGGCCCAGCTCCTGGATGTTTCCGAGGAAGCGCTGATCACCTCCCGCTTCGACGAGCGGATCCGCGCCCTCGCGGAGGCGGCTGCGGGGGACGCCGAGGTGTGGATCACCGGGGCACCCCACATCCAGGCCGAGATCGCGCGCCTCCTGCGCCGCGACATCCAGGGCGTCCTCCCGATCGCCTACGTCGTGATGGCCCTGGCGGCTTTCGTGGCGTTCCGGAGCTGGCGTGGGGTGGCGATCCCGATGCTGACCGTCGGGGTCGCGGTCACCGCGACGATGGCGTGCATGGCCGAGATTTCGGGCTCGCTCAACCAGGTGACCTCGGCCGTGCCCTCGATCCTCGTGGTGGTGGGCTTCGCCTATGCGGTGCATCTGCTGGCGGCCTACGAAAAGGCGCGGCGCGCCGGGGAGGGCGACTCGCGGGCGCTGGTGCACGGAGCCCTGCGCGAAACGGCGATCCCCGTGTTCTTCACGGGCGTGACCACCGCCGCCGGGTTCCTGACGCTCACGACGAGTTCGCTCCACGCGGTCCAGCAGTTCGGGTTCTACAACGCGCTCGGTGTGGGGCTCACGACGCTCTTCGCGCTCACGCTGGTCCCCGCCCTGCTGCGGCTGCTGCCGGTGTCGTCCGGGGCGGTCACTCCTTCCCAAACCGAGCCCGATCGCTTCGACCGCTGGCTGTCGCGCGTCGCCCAGTTCGACCTGCGGCGGCGCTCGACGGTGCTCCTGTCCGCCGCGGTGTTGGCCGCCGCCGCCCTGATCGCGACTACGCGGATCGAGGTCGGGACGAGTCTGGTCAGCAGCCTGTCCGGCTCGAATCCCAGCCGCATCGACTTCGAAGCCTTCAACCAGCACCTCCAGGGCGCCAACGGGTTCCGCGTCGTGCTCGAGGCCCGCGAGCCCGACGCGTTCAAGGACCCGGTGTCGCTCCGGGCCGTCGACGACCTGACGAGCTGGCTCCTCGAGCAACCCGAGATCGGCGGCGTCACGTCGCTGGCCGACTACGTGAAGACCATTCACCGCGGCGTCGACGGCGAAGCCGCCTTCCGGATCCCGGATTCGGCCGAAGCGGTGAGCCAGCTGTTGATCCTCGGCGAGAACGAGGAGCTCCAGCGCTTCGTGGTGCCGGACTACAGCGTCGCGAACCTCGAAGTGCGCACCTCGGCGATCGATTCGAGCGCGTTGGTGCCGCTGGTGCATCGCATCCAGACCCGCCTCGACGAACTGCCGGGCTCACTCGCGGGCCAGGTCACCGGCAACACGGTGCTCGTGGCCCAGACCCTCGACGAGATCGCCGTCGGCCAGCTGCGCAGCCTCGGCACCGCGTTCGTGATCATCTACCTGATCCTCTCGTTCCTGTTCACGTCGTTCCGCATCGGGCTCGTGGCGTTGATTCCCAACGCGCTCCCGGTGCTGGTCTACTTCGGTCTCCTGGGACTCTCCGGTGTCTCGCTCAACGTCACGACCGGGCTCGTGGCCTGTCTGGTGCTCGGGATCGTGGTCGACGACACGATCCACCTGATGGCCCACTTCAACGAAGCGGCGAAGCGGATGGCCGACGAGCGTCGCGGCGTCCTCGAGGCCGTGGTCGCCGTGGGGCGACCGATCACCTACACGACGATCGCCCTGTGTCTGGGATTCCTGTGCTTGCTCGCGAGTGGCAACGCCAATCAGTTCGAGTTCGGATTGCTCTCGGCGGCGACCCTCGCGATCGCCTGGGTCATCGACATCACGCTGACGCCGGCGATCGCCGGACGCCTCCGGGTGGTCACGCTCTGGGACGTGCTGCGCCTCGATCTCGGTGAGGCGCCCCAGCGTTCGATTCCGGTCTTCAAGGGACTGACCGAGCGGCAGGCACGCATCGCGGCGCTGATGGCCTCCTTCCGGCCCTTCCGTGCCGGCGACTGTGTCGTGGCCGACGGGACGCTGGGCGACGAGATGTTCGTGGTGATCGACGGCGAACTGGAGGCGAGCGTCGGGAGCGGTCCGACGCGGACCGTGCTGCGCACGATGCGCCGCGGCGACCTGATCGGCGAAGTCGGACTGGTGCTGGGGCGGCGCTCGGCGGACGTCGTGGCCATGACCGACGGGCGACTCCTGCGGCTGACCCGAGAAGACCTGGATCGGCTGAGTCGACGCTATCCGCGGATCGCCGCGATCCTGAACGGGCGGCTCAGCGAGGTGCTCGCGATGCGCCTGGTGTCGCTGACCGGTCGCGTGGGATCGGCCACCGAGACCCGGGAAGCCGCTTCGTCGCCACCGCCGACGCCCTGAACCCGGGGGCGTGGGCTAGGCGATCGCGATCACGCGGTAGTGGTGGGCGGCCCGCGGCGTCTTGACGTCGACCTCTTCCCCGGGCGCGCAACCGAGCAGCGCGCGACCGAGCGGCGCCTGGGGCGTCAGCACCGACACGGTCTCGTCGTCGACGTTCACCTCGATGCCGCCGCCCGCCGGCAGCAGGAACACGAGTCGTTCGTCGCCGTCGTCCGCCTCGAGGGCGGCCAGCTGGTTCA
Proteins encoded in this window:
- a CDS encoding DUF6607 family protein, which codes for MNPVSRIVLLGCALLASACAHMNEPPSRPYLFGWGFVSPEVLPPRGGTTQGPAVELDPEPPQAWRALQADSLDLPERDRAAILAMAGDYRASFDFLETVRFDGATEPATPYRSWGTERIYVVESGPHFVRLQHILVMVVEGDDGELLGPFVQKHWRQDWRYEPERALRYQGLQRWRLERVNAGEARGRWSQTVYQVDDSPRYATLGSWEHGPQASVWTSEDGWRPLPRRESSVRDDYHVLEGRHRLTVMPSGWVHEQDNRKRVLDTESGRPLADRAREIGVNRYQRIRGFDFSAGDAYWEATGRFWSEVRAAWDARVGTGRPLQVAKRCEDEPAFLPFFRAADRVVNDGPAPRAEQRAEIERILDCLVTPG
- a CDS encoding efflux RND transporter permease subunit; the encoded protein is MSDLRERLIDPLEKLLLEHPRWVVVSVALLFALSLLALVDLRSGEPRLRLDPSVDGLLPEDDPGRQYLERIQALFDSGDVVLIGLSSDDAFTRERLARLEELSEAIESEPEVLYVSSLSTAVHIRGENGALRVGPFFEDVPETPAELADLRERALADPIYAGNLISRDGRVAVVAAQLLDVSEEALITSRFDERIRALAEAAAGDAEVWITGAPHIQAEIARLLRRDIQGVLPIAYVVMALAAFVAFRSWRGVAIPMLTVGVAVTATMACMAEISGSLNQVTSAVPSILVVVGFAYAVHLLAAYEKARRAGEGDSRALVHGALRETAIPVFFTGVTTAAGFLTLTTSSLHAVQQFGFYNALGVGLTTLFALTLVPALLRLLPVSSGAVTPSQTEPDRFDRWLSRVAQFDLRRRSTVLLSAAVLAAAALIATTRIEVGTSLVSSLSGSNPSRIDFEAFNQHLQGANGFRVVLEAREPDAFKDPVSLRAVDDLTSWLLEQPEIGGVTSLADYVKTIHRGVDGEAAFRIPDSAEAVSQLLILGENEELQRFVVPDYSVANLEVRTSAIDSSALVPLVHRIQTRLDELPGSLAGQVTGNTVLVAQTLDEIAVGQLRSLGTAFVIIYLILSFLFTSFRIGLVALIPNALPVLVYFGLLGLSGVSLNVTTGLVACLVLGIVVDDTIHLMAHFNEAAKRMADERRGVLEAVVAVGRPITYTTIALCLGFLCLLASGNANQFEFGLLSAATLAIAWVIDITLTPAIAGRLRVVTLWDVLRLDLGEAPQRSIPVFKGLTERQARIAALMASFRPFRAGDCVVADGTLGDEMFVVIDGELEASVGSGPTRTVLRTMRRGDLIGEVGLVLGRRSADVVAMTDGRLLRLTREDLDRLSRRYPRIAAILNGRLSEVLAMRLVSLTGRVGSATETREAASSPPPTP